GATCGGGTCCGCGCGGCGTTCGCCGGCCTCGTCTGGCCCGGGCGCCTCGATCGCATCGCGCGCCGGCCCGAGCTGTTCTACGACGTCGCGCACACGCCCGAGAGCGCGCGCGCGGTCGCCCAGAGCCTCGGCGAGATGTTCCCGCTCGCCGAACCGGCGGGGAACGCCATCGTCTTCGGCTGCCTGCGCGGCAAGGACGTCGCGTCGATCCTCGACGCGCTCGCGCCGCTCGCTCACACGCTCGTCGTCGTGCCGGTCCGCTCGGAGCGGTCGCTTCCCCCCGCCGAGCTGAAGGCGGCCGCCTCCGGCCGCTTTCCCCGGGTCGTGGTCGCGCGCTCGGCGGAGGAGGGGGAGCGCCTGGCGCGCGCGGCGACCGGCGCCGACGGCGTCACCCTCGTCGTCGGCAGCGATTATCTGATCGGCGAGCGGCTGCGGGACCGCCACGGGGCGCCGGACGAGCCGGATCTGTCGGATCCGGGCGCGGAGGCGAGCGGGCGACCGACGGCCGACGGCGTCCTCGCGGGCCGGGGGGGCCCGTGACCGGTGGGGCGGGGCCGCCGGCCGTCGACTGGGAGCTCGTCCTCGACCGACTCTCCGCGCTCTACCACACCGGCGACTGGCGCACGCCGTACCTGCGCGATCACGCCGAGGACCCGTTCCAGGTGCTGATCGGCACGATCCTCTCCCAGCGCACCCGCGACGAGAACACCGACGTGGCGAGCGCGCGCCTGTTCGCGGCGTTCCCGGACGCGGGCTCCCTCGCCGCGGCGCGGCCCCAGGAGATCGAGCCGCTGATCCGGGTCACCGGGTTCTACCGGACCAAGGCGCGGGCGATCCGCGCGACGGCCGAGCAGATCCGAAGTCGCTTCGGCGGCGTCGTCCCGCGGACGTTCGAGGAGCTCGTGTCGCTGCCGGGCGTGGGGCCGAAGACCGCGAACTGCGTGCTGGTCTTCGGCTACGGCATCCCCGCGATCCCGGTCGACACCCACGTCCACCGGATCGCGAACCGCCTCGGAGTGGTGGCCACACGGACCCCCGAGGAGACCGAGGCGCGGCTGCGCGAGGTCGTCCCGCCCCGGTACTGGATCCCGCTCAACCCGCTCCTGGTGCAGCACGGGCAGAACCTGTGCCGCCCGATCGGACCGAGGTGCCCGGTCTGCCCGATCGCCGAGGTCTGCGCTACGGGCCGGGCGCTCGCGCAGGGACGCCCGCCGCCTCGTCCCGCGGACCGGCCGCGGGCGGGGTCGGCGCGAGCGCGACGAGCGCCCCAAGCGTCGCGACCGTCAGGGCCCCGAGGAACCACCACGCGACGTCGTAGGAGCTCACCGCAACGACGGCACCGAACGCCGACGCGACGATCGCGCCGCCGGTGAGCTGGATCGAGTTGAACAGGCCGATCGCCAGCGGCACCTCGCCCGGCGGTAGCTCGCGCCAGAAGTGCGGCAGCACGTACATCACGGCGTAGACGAAGCCGTAGGCGAACGAGAACAGCACCCCGATCGCGATCGCGGCCGCGACCCCGGCCCAGGGCAGGAGCGCGAGGACCGCGCCGCCGCCGACGACCGCGACCGCGAACTGCGTGCGGTGGTTGCGGTGGCGCTCGGCGAACCAGCCGCCGACCGGGCCGCCGAAGGTGCTCGGGAAGACGAACGCCATCCCGATCGCGCCCGCGAGCAGGATCGACCAGCCGTCGACGCTCGTTCCGTACGGGACGATGAACTGACCGGTGGCGAACGACGCCCCCTCGACCCCGATGAACGCGATGCCGATCACCCAGACCGCCGGCAGCCCGAACGCGCGCGGGAGGGGGCGCCACGGCGGCCGGGTGGCGGGCGGCGACCCGGCGGCCGTCGGGATCAGGACGGGCGCCGCGAGCGCGAGGGCGCCGAGCAGAGCGCCCCCGGCGAGGAGCGCGAGGCGCCAGCCCAGGAGCGGGATCAGCCCGGCGCTCGCCACGATCCCGAGCGCGGCGCCCGCGCTGAAAGCCGTGGTAAAGGTCCCGACCGGCAGCCCCCGCCGGCCGGCCGGATACAGGCTCGCGACCAGCCCGATCGCCGGCGAGAAGAACAGGGCGGCCCCGGCACCGGCGAGCAGGCGGAGCGCGACGAGGGTCGCGAACGTCGGCGCGGCCGCGCTCGCCGCGCTCGCGGCCGCGAGCAGGGCGACCCCCGCGAGCGACACGGTGCGCGCGCCGTAGCGCAGCGAGAGCAGGCCGGCCGGCACCTGCAGCAGGCCCGCCCCAACGAGGAAGCTCGCGACGAGGAGGCCGAGCTGGGCGGGCCCGACCGCGAACGTCGCGCCGATCGACGGCAGCGCGGGCCCGGTGTCGAACCAGTTGTAGGCATATCCGACGCGCAGCAGGATCAGGACGACGGTCGCCCGGTTCACCGCACGGGAGGAGAGCGCCGCCCCGGCCACCGCGCCCGCCATCCGCCTCCGCGCCATCCACCGCGCGCCCCCCGTGGGGCGCGCGCCACCCCGGCGATTCTCCAAACGATTTAAGGGTCAGGCGGCGTCGGCGCGGCGCCATGGACGCGGCGGAGTACGACCTCGAGTTCTTCCACCGCGCGGGCTTCCACCGCCGGACCTGCGCGGTCTGCGGCGCCCCGTTCTGGACCCTCGGGGACGCCGACCGTTGCCAGGAGGCGCCGTGCCGCGACTACGGGTTCGTCGGGCGGCCGGGCTTCGCCCGTGCCCTCTCCCCGCGCGACGTGCGGGAGACGTTCCTCTCGTTCTTCGAGCGGCGGGGCCACACCCGGATCCGGCGCTACCCGACGGTCGCGCGCTGGCGGAACGACGTCTTCTTCACGCAGGCGTCGATCTACGACTTCCAGCCGTGGGTGACGAGCGGGGCGATCCCGCCGCCGGCGAATCCGCTCGCGATCAGCCAACCCGTCCTTCGCTTCGTCGACCTGGACGAGGTCGGTCGCAGCGGCCGGCACTTCACGCTTTTCGAGATGATGGCCCACCACGCGTTCAACCGCCCCGACCACGAGGTCTACTTTAAGGACCGGACGACCGAGCTCTGCCAGGAGCTCCTGACGACCGAGCTCGGCGCGGACCCGCGGGCGATCACCTACAAGGAGGAGGAATGGGAGGGAGGCGGGAACCTCGGCCCGTCGCTCAGCGTCGGCCTCCTCGGGCTCGAGCTCGCGACGCTCGTGTTCATGGAGTACGAGCGGGACGGCGACCGACTGAAGCCGATGCCGCTGACGGTCGTCGACACCGGCTACGGCCTCGAGCGGTTCGCCTGGATGAGCCGCGGGACGAAGACCGCCTACGAGGCGGTGTTCGGCGAGCCGTACGACGAGCTCCGCGCGACGTTCCCGGCCCGGGAGGCCGCGATCCTGATCGATCACGCCCGGGCGCTCAACTACCTCGTCACGGACGGCGTCGTGCCGTCGAACAGCAAGGCCGGCTACTTCGCCCGCCTCCTGGTCCGCCGCGCGCTGCGGATCCTGGGCAAGGTCCCGGAGGCCCCGAGCCTCGTCTCGGTCCTGGACGCGGTCGGTCGGCAGATCGCCCACGACGCTCCGGAGGTCGGCGAGCACCGCGACGACCTCCACCGGGTCATCGAGGCGGAGGTCGAGCGGTTCGGGGAGGCCGTCGAGCGCGCCCGGGCGGTCATTCGTCGCCAGGAGGAGCGCGGCCGCGCCGCGGGCGGCCGCATCTCCGAGGACGATCTGCTCGCGTGGTACGATTCGCTCGGGATCACGCCGGATCTCGCCACGGCCGAGCTGGAGCACCCCCCGCCGATCCCCGAGGATTTCTACGCGCGGGTCGCGGCCCGGCACGAGCGCGACGCGCCGGCGAGCGACTACGTGGAGCGGGCCGAAGGCCTGCCGGACGTCCCCGCCGCGATCCCGCCGACCGAGGTCCTCTACTACCTCGACCCGTACACGCTCGCCTTCGACGCTCACGTATTGTGGGCGCAGGGTGAGTTCGTGGTCCTCGACCGCACTTTCTTCTACCCGACCGGCGGGGGCCAGGTCACCGACCGCGGCCACCTGGGGGACCGGGAGGTCGTCGACGTCGAGCGCAAGGGCCCCTGGATCCTCCATCGTCTCGACGCGCCGGCGCACGTGAGCGCGGGCGAGCGCGTCCACGGCCGCATCGATCGGGCCCGGCGCGTCCAGCTGATGCAGCACCACACGGCAACGCACCTGCTCAACGGCGCGCTGCGCGAAACGCTCGGGCCGCACGTCTGGCAGGCCGGCGCCTACAAGGGCCCCGAGCTCGCCCGCATCGACGTCACGCACTACCGGCCGCTCTCGCGGGAGGAGCTGCACAAGGTCGAGCGCCGGGTGAACGAGATCGTTCGCGAGGACCGGCCCGTCAAGAGCTACTTCGAGTCGCGCAACGAGGCCGAGCGACGCTTCGGCTTCACGCTCTACCAGGGCGGCGCGGTCCCCGGTCGCGAGCTGCGCATCGTCGAGGTCGAGGGGTTCGACGTGGAGGCGTGCGGCGGAACCCACTGCACCCACACGAGCGAGGTCGGCGCGATCGGGCTGCTCGACGTCGAGCGGATCCAGGACGGGATCGTCCGGCTGACGTTCGCGAGCGGCGAACGGGCGCTCGACATCCGGGAGGAGCACGAGGAGATCCTGAAGGAGGCGGCCCGGCGCCTCGGCGTCGGGGTGCCGCAGCTGCCGGACGGCATCGACCGTCTCCTGGGGGAGGTCGAGGAGTCTCGCCGCACCGCGCGCGAGCGCCGACGCGAGGACCTGGGTAGCCTCGCCGGTCGGCTGGCGGGCGACCCGGCGGCCACGCAGACCGTCGGCGGGACGACCCTGACGAGCTACCTGGGGACGCTCGAGCGCGCCGAGCTGATGGAACTCTCGCGCCTGCTCACCCGCGACGGCGAGCGGGTCGCGGTGCTCGCGGGCGAGCGGGAGGGCCGCGGGATCCTCTTCGTGGGATCGACCTCGGCGC
This genomic interval from Thermoplasmata archaeon contains the following:
- the nth gene encoding endonuclease III gives rise to the protein MTGGAGPPAVDWELVLDRLSALYHTGDWRTPYLRDHAEDPFQVLIGTILSQRTRDENTDVASARLFAAFPDAGSLAAARPQEIEPLIRVTGFYRTKARAIRATAEQIRSRFGGVVPRTFEELVSLPGVGPKTANCVLVFGYGIPAIPVDTHVHRIANRLGVVATRTPEETEARLREVVPPRYWIPLNPLLVQHGQNLCRPIGPRCPVCPIAEVCATGRALAQGRPPPRPADRPRAGSARARRAPQASRPSGPRGTTTRRRRSSPQRRHRTPTRRSRRR
- the alaS gene encoding alanine--tRNA ligase, which produces MDAAEYDLEFFHRAGFHRRTCAVCGAPFWTLGDADRCQEAPCRDYGFVGRPGFARALSPRDVRETFLSFFERRGHTRIRRYPTVARWRNDVFFTQASIYDFQPWVTSGAIPPPANPLAISQPVLRFVDLDEVGRSGRHFTLFEMMAHHAFNRPDHEVYFKDRTTELCQELLTTELGADPRAITYKEEEWEGGGNLGPSLSVGLLGLELATLVFMEYERDGDRLKPMPLTVVDTGYGLERFAWMSRGTKTAYEAVFGEPYDELRATFPAREAAILIDHARALNYLVTDGVVPSNSKAGYFARLLVRRALRILGKVPEAPSLVSVLDAVGRQIAHDAPEVGEHRDDLHRVIEAEVERFGEAVERARAVIRRQEERGRAAGGRISEDDLLAWYDSLGITPDLATAELEHPPPIPEDFYARVAARHERDAPASDYVERAEGLPDVPAAIPPTEVLYYLDPYTLAFDAHVLWAQGEFVVLDRTFFYPTGGGQVTDRGHLGDREVVDVERKGPWILHRLDAPAHVSAGERVHGRIDRARRVQLMQHHTATHLLNGALRETLGPHVWQAGAYKGPELARIDVTHYRPLSREELHKVERRVNEIVREDRPVKSYFESRNEAERRFGFTLYQGGAVPGRELRIVEVEGFDVEACGGTHCTHTSEVGAIGLLDVERIQDGIVRLTFASGERALDIREEHEEILKEAARRLGVGVPQLPDGIDRLLGEVEESRRTARERRREDLGSLAGRLAGDPAATQTVGGTTLTSYLGTLERAELMELSRLLTRDGERVAVLAGEREGRGILFVGSTSARVAADALVRAAAPAFGAKGGGNPSAATAVGEPGAPLAEAVRRAVEAARAMAA